CGGCTGAGTCTCAATAGCACCGACCCACCTTCCATGGACTGACCGGCAACAACCCGTGTGTCGGCGGTACATGGTGGCGAGTCTCCCGCTCCGGCCAGGTTGGCCAGCCTGCGTCTCACACGTCGAATACGACCCGCGCTCGCCAACCTCCGTCCTGCCGGACGACCGCGAGCTGGTGATAGGTGACGCCCTTGATCTCGCGGACCGTCTCGGGCGATGCCGGGGCGAGCTTCACCTGCGCCTTCAGCGATCCCGCCTCGTCCAGGGTCTCGAAATCGGCAGAGGCGTAGGTGAGCTCCTCGACCTGGTGCAGGTAGAGCAGCTCGCGCAGCCAGGCGACGAGGAGGGCGGGCAGGTCGACGGCGGACAAGGAGAGCGAGCGGACGGTGTCGGCGTTGCCGGCGGAGGGCGCCTCGCCCGGCGCCTGATCGGCCTCCGCCTCGCCGGCCTCCTCCCTCCCCAGCACCAGCATGAACATGCCCGCCGCG
This window of the Gemmatimonadota bacterium genome carries:
- a CDS encoding archease, translated to MAPERTELLPGVRAIEHTADLGLDIEAPTLPELFHRAAAGMFMLVLGREEAGEAEADQAPGEAPSAGNADTVRSLSLSAVDLPALLVAWLRELLYLHQVEELTYASADFETLDEAGSLKAQVKLAPASPETVREIKGVTYHQLAVVRQDGGWRARVVFDV